The following are from one region of the Leptospira yasudae genome:
- a CDS encoding helix-turn-helix domain-containing protein, with product MNGSWEWFGNAFSVFGGFLAFLLAFPELIPFKKTKFQIYFAISLLCIGVLQFLNAAVCQGVFSDSAFYVRLTIPLLFAAGPVAYTALTAMVEEDFRFDRKRILLWIPTIVFGLTVFLLPREESVFPWEIASLSNPSGAKSLVLILFLASTVFSFVFGISIFRILASVKEASLRFLIWICALDFASVSLFGALGFLYGVFFLKISSIFVSLALCGIYYVRKRYSNLEETIHVELVKAKYSRSRLGGLEIEEILARLETMMRTEKFYRDEEVSLAAVAERMSLTTHQLSELINSKLNKSFFVWLNQYRVEEAKKLLAETNKTVLEIAMEVGFNNRSSFNEAFLKLAEKTPVEYRKTVKV from the coding sequence ATGAACGGATCCTGGGAATGGTTCGGAAACGCCTTTTCCGTGTTCGGAGGGTTTCTGGCTTTTTTGCTCGCGTTTCCGGAACTGATTCCATTCAAAAAAACTAAATTTCAAATCTATTTCGCGATCTCGCTGCTTTGTATCGGAGTTTTACAGTTTTTGAACGCAGCCGTTTGTCAGGGAGTTTTTTCCGATTCCGCTTTCTATGTTCGTTTAACAATTCCGCTCTTGTTTGCAGCGGGTCCGGTCGCCTACACGGCGTTAACCGCAATGGTCGAAGAGGATTTTCGATTCGATCGGAAACGAATTCTTCTTTGGATTCCAACGATCGTCTTCGGACTTACGGTATTTTTGCTTCCGCGTGAAGAATCGGTTTTTCCCTGGGAGATCGCGAGTCTTTCGAACCCTTCCGGCGCAAAAAGCCTGGTCTTGATTTTGTTTCTTGCTTCGACCGTATTTTCGTTCGTTTTCGGAATTTCGATTTTTCGAATTTTAGCTTCGGTCAAAGAAGCTTCGCTTCGATTTTTGATATGGATCTGCGCTTTGGACTTTGCGAGCGTTTCTCTATTCGGGGCCCTCGGATTTTTATACGGAGTTTTCTTTTTAAAAATTTCCTCCATCTTCGTTTCGCTTGCCTTGTGCGGAATCTATTACGTGCGAAAGCGGTACTCCAATCTGGAAGAAACGATTCACGTAGAGTTGGTGAAGGCGAAGTATTCCCGATCGCGTCTCGGCGGATTGGAAATCGAAGAGATTCTTGCGCGTTTGGAAACGATGATGCGGACCGAAAAATTCTACCGGGACGAAGAGGTTTCCCTTGCGGCCGTCGCGGAACGGATGTCGTTGACGACTCATCAGCTTTCGGAACTCATCAACAGCAAACTGAATAAGAGTTTTTTCGTATGGCTCAATCAATACAGAGTGGAAGAGGCAAAAAAACTTCTCGCGGAAACGAATAAGACCGTTTTGGAAATCGCGATGGAAGTCGGCTTCAACAATCGGTCCTCTTTCAACGAAGCCTTTTTAAAACTCGCCGAAAAAACTCCCGTCGAATACCGAAAAACCGTAAAGGTCTGA
- a CDS encoding putative Ig domain-containing protein, with translation MEKNVHFRVLWFSILCQSFLFGCLQNHDPGHFMVLLGNPTSVTIEDLSKSAGTPPTLTYPTSSFQFVKNIPISAIQPTITGPTTSLSVSPALPSGLSFDSATGEITGMPTSKVASSSYTITASNSSGSSSYSIQISVDALNAEWESYLKAPNPDSSDPTGGFDLDLSGDTLVMGMCGEDSAQTGVIQSPFAGLTSAGDDDSANGAGAAYVFRRTGTTWALEAYLKAPNMEANDQFACSVAISGDTIVVGARAEDSGNSAILHSPFAGLTPAGDDDTVISAGAAYVYRRTGSTWALEAYLKAPNIDSGDQFGASVSISGDRIAVGAVQERGGLGTILQAPAPGFSGATDNDTAATSGAVYIFERTGTTWTWDAYIKAPNVETGDLFAAKIRVRGDTLLVGAINEDSGNTTILNSLGPSLTTAGDDDSLAASGAAYVFRKTGATWAFESYLKAPNADNSDQFGVCLDLSEDGNVAVVGAYNEDSAQTTISNSLGANLTTAGDDDSALASGAVYVFRRTGSTWAFEAYLKSPNIEASDNFGRSVAISGDTILVGANGEDSSQTSVLHSPATLPAPGADDDSVLNSGAAYVFRKLSSGWAFQSYLKAPNAEASDAFGILVCIDGDLMAVAAQNDDDGLGMILNKSVNSPPTPSTDNDSVLNSGAVHIFYK, from the coding sequence TTGGAAAAAAACGTTCATTTTCGCGTCCTTTGGTTTTCCATTCTTTGTCAGTCATTTCTTTTCGGATGTCTGCAGAATCATGATCCCGGACATTTCATGGTGTTGCTGGGCAATCCTACTTCGGTGACGATCGAAGATCTTTCGAAATCTGCGGGAACTCCTCCCACTTTGACATACCCGACGAGTTCGTTTCAATTCGTTAAGAACATACCCATTTCTGCAATTCAACCCACGATCACCGGTCCTACTACTTCGCTTTCAGTTTCACCCGCGTTGCCGTCCGGTCTTTCCTTCGATTCCGCTACAGGTGAAATCACGGGTATGCCCACTTCCAAGGTGGCTTCGTCTTCTTATACGATTACCGCTTCGAATTCTTCCGGTTCTTCTTCCTATTCGATTCAGATTTCAGTCGATGCCCTCAACGCGGAATGGGAAAGTTATCTAAAGGCCCCGAATCCGGATAGCAGCGATCCGACCGGAGGCTTCGATCTCGATCTGTCCGGAGATACGTTGGTGATGGGGATGTGCGGCGAGGACAGCGCTCAAACCGGCGTTATCCAAAGTCCGTTTGCCGGTTTGACTTCCGCCGGGGATGACGATTCCGCGAACGGGGCAGGAGCCGCTTATGTTTTCCGTCGCACGGGAACCACTTGGGCTTTGGAAGCATATCTCAAAGCTCCGAACATGGAAGCGAACGATCAATTCGCATGCAGCGTCGCTATCTCGGGAGATACGATCGTCGTCGGCGCTCGTGCAGAGGACAGCGGGAATTCCGCAATTCTCCATTCTCCCTTTGCCGGTTTAACTCCGGCGGGAGATGACGATACCGTAATCAGTGCGGGAGCGGCGTATGTTTATCGTAGGACAGGGTCCACTTGGGCCTTGGAGGCTTATCTAAAAGCTCCGAACATCGACAGCGGAGATCAATTCGGGGCCAGCGTTTCGATTTCCGGGGATCGGATTGCAGTCGGAGCCGTTCAGGAAAGGGGAGGTCTTGGAACGATTCTCCAAGCTCCGGCGCCCGGTTTTTCGGGTGCAACCGACAATGACACTGCTGCCACTTCGGGTGCGGTTTACATTTTTGAAAGGACCGGAACAACTTGGACCTGGGACGCATACATCAAAGCTCCGAATGTGGAAACTGGGGACTTATTCGCCGCAAAGATTCGTGTCAGAGGAGACACTTTGCTTGTGGGCGCCATCAATGAGGATAGCGGGAACACGACGATTTTGAATTCCTTAGGACCTTCGCTTACGACTGCCGGTGACGACGATTCTCTTGCCGCTTCGGGTGCGGCTTATGTATTCCGTAAAACGGGTGCGACCTGGGCTTTCGAATCCTATCTCAAGGCTCCGAACGCGGATAACAGCGATCAGTTCGGCGTTTGCTTGGATCTTTCGGAAGATGGAAATGTCGCCGTAGTCGGAGCTTACAACGAAGACAGCGCTCAAACGACGATTTCAAATTCTCTCGGAGCAAATCTTACAACCGCGGGTGACGATGATTCGGCCCTTGCGTCCGGCGCCGTGTACGTATTCCGTAGGACCGGAAGCACTTGGGCGTTCGAAGCGTACTTGAAATCGCCGAATATCGAAGCGAGCGATAATTTCGGAAGAAGCGTTGCCATTTCGGGGGATACGATCCTAGTCGGCGCTAATGGGGAAGATAGTTCTCAAACCTCCGTTTTACATTCTCCCGCGACCCTTCCGGCTCCGGGAGCCGACGACGATAGCGTGCTGAATTCCGGTGCGGCCTATGTGTTCCGAAAGTTATCGTCCGGATGGGCTTTTCAATCGTATCTAAAGGCGCCTAACGCGGAAGCGTCGGACGCGTTTGGAATTCTGGTTTGTATCGATGGAGACTTGATGGCGGTTGCCGCACAGAACGACGACGACGGACTCGGAATGATTTTGAACAAGTCCGTAAATTCTCCTCCCACGCCTTCGACCGACAATGATAGCGTTTTGAATTCAGGCGCTGTGCATATTTTTTACAAGTGA
- a CDS encoding Lp29 family lipoprotein: protein MKQSRFSVFYILLFSFLLDCNYHYYVQKDGADSAAIPNLSKVRIAYIGFRPYATEMTTSSAETRVYTANLAYPDRTILKFQNGVYASELKSAGFRKDVPSDKVKKFVQDYLNEVKESGVLELTYVTSVEKKGEDRIFKLKDIGVDYYVLGIHTPAFQTPKHFGSSVVQLFSSIFSVISFGLIPSYASLQAGTEIRIYDKNLNQLTAIKYDHGYSVIGAVWASSVPEECRRMGCNALKQVTSPPKFVYQELGSKFETDVASFIQAQAAFRK, encoded by the coding sequence ATGAAACAATCCAGATTCTCCGTATTTTACATTCTGCTTTTTTCCTTTCTTCTCGACTGTAATTATCATTACTACGTGCAAAAAGACGGCGCTGACAGCGCGGCGATTCCGAACTTATCCAAGGTAAGAATCGCGTACATCGGTTTTCGACCTTATGCCACGGAGATGACTACCTCTTCCGCGGAGACGCGGGTTTATACCGCCAATCTCGCATATCCCGATCGAACTATATTAAAGTTTCAGAATGGGGTTTACGCGTCCGAACTCAAGTCGGCCGGTTTCAGAAAGGACGTTCCCTCGGATAAGGTTAAGAAGTTCGTTCAGGATTATCTAAACGAAGTAAAAGAAAGCGGCGTTCTGGAACTGACATACGTTACGAGCGTGGAAAAAAAAGGAGAGGATCGGATCTTCAAGCTCAAGGATATCGGGGTCGATTATTATGTTCTCGGAATCCATACTCCCGCGTTTCAAACTCCGAAACATTTCGGAAGCAGCGTCGTGCAATTATTTTCCTCCATCTTTTCCGTGATCAGTTTCGGATTGATCCCGAGTTACGCTTCTTTGCAAGCCGGTACCGAAATCAGAATCTATGACAAAAATCTAAACCAATTGACAGCGATCAAATACGATCACGGATATTCCGTGATCGGTGCGGTCTGGGCTTCTTCCGTACCGGAAGAATGTCGTAGAATGGGATGTAACGCTCTCAAACAGGTGACTTCTCCGCCTAAGTTCGTTTATCAAGAATTGGGATCGAAGTTCGAAACGGACGTTGCGAGTTTTATCCAAGCGCAGGCCGCATTTCGAAAATGA
- a CDS encoding DUF4345 family protein yields the protein MQTNSLSMQRSAEGDRLLELFSKIFIALNAAVYAGFTIGFFLVPIRLASMIGIEIKSSAALADFRAMYGGLCLGVGVVLLLGLFKEEWRKASILLAITTASGLFLGRIYTLFLDGPGNEYIYLSMATEVGATVIGAWILQRISK from the coding sequence ATGCAAACCAACAGCCTATCGATGCAGCGATCCGCGGAAGGAGATCGTCTACTCGAGCTTTTCTCGAAAATTTTTATCGCTTTAAACGCTGCGGTTTACGCGGGCTTTACGATCGGTTTTTTTCTCGTTCCGATTCGACTCGCTTCGATGATCGGAATCGAAATCAAAAGTTCCGCTGCGCTCGCTGATTTCAGAGCGATGTACGGCGGACTTTGTTTGGGAGTAGGCGTCGTGCTTTTACTCGGGTTATTCAAGGAAGAATGGCGTAAGGCCTCGATTCTGCTTGCGATCACAACAGCATCCGGTTTGTTCTTAGGAAGAATTTACACTCTGTTCCTGGACGGTCCGGGAAACGAATACATTTATTTGAGCATGGCAACCGAAGTAGGGGCCACGGTGATCGGAGCTTGGATCCTGCAACGGATTTCGAAATAA